From Xenopus laevis strain J_2021 chromosome 7L, Xenopus_laevis_v10.1, whole genome shotgun sequence, one genomic window encodes:
- the LOC779058 gene encoding T cell receptor beta variable 10-1 has translation MDCQVLSGRARSIIFLLVLDGFLCSAQQVKVIQDQKFLAVTLGSSVKVQCSHTGPSYYAMFWYQQKLGQGLKLMVLSSDTKPGNMEEGFKEWSMERPDTQKSDLSISQVGAEHSAVYFCAASDHSH, from the exons ATGGACTGCCAGGTACTGAGTGGAAGAGCGAGGTCCATCATATTCCTCTTGGTGCTGGATGGTTTCCTTT GTTCAGCCCAACAGGTGAAGGTCATTCAAGACCAAAAGTTCTTAGCGGTTACATTGGGAAGTTCTGTGAAGGTTCAATGCAGTCACACTGGGCCGAGCTACTACGCTATGTTCTGGTACCAACAGAAACTGGGCCAAGGCCTGAAGCTTATGGTCCTTTCATCTGACACAAAGCCTGGGAACATGGAGGAGGGCTTCAAAGAATGGAGCATGGAACGGCCCGATACCCAGAAATCTGATCTGAGTATTTCTCAAGTGGGGGCTGAGCACTCGGCCGTGTATTTCTGTGCTGCGAGTGATCACAGTCACTAA
- the LOC121395740 gene encoding uncharacterized protein LOC121395740: MFCILGEERTEGAVGTKTIWLLLLLALISPHNVCQGVLVKQEKRLVLVPLGQSADIPCNQDQSTHFPMSWYQQNQGEGLKLMVYSSGAGDQNMEKEFGERWSLNRSDVYNSVLTLKEAKMEDAAQYICASSITDTDMGPAAATKPSALCQGIVVTQEKKQLTVNPGDSVALPCHHDDKSGTYDTMLWYQQKSGGALMVLAVSIGKNDSTIEEQFRDTWTMERPDIENSVLSRGNVAPQDSAMYYCAVRKHRHGG; this comes from the exons atgttttgtattttAGGAGAAGAAAGAACAGAAGGAGCTGTTGGTACCAAGACTATTTGGCTGCTTCTGCTCCTGGCGCTGATTTCTCCTCACA ATGTGTGCCAGGGGGTGCTGGTGAAGCAGGAGAAGAGGCTGGTGTTGGTTCCATTGGGCCAGTCAGCTGACATTCCTTGTAATCAGGACCAGTCTACTCATTTCCCTATGTCCTGGTACCAACAGAACCAAGGAGAAGGTCTGAAGCTCATGGTTTATTCTAGCGGCGCTGGGGACCAGAACATGGAAAAGGAATTTGGGGAGCGATGGAGCCTGAATAGATCCGACGTATATAATTCTGTTCTGACGCTGAAGGAGGCAAAGATGGAGGATGCAGCGCAGTATATATGTGCATCGAGTATCACAGACACAGACATGGGCCCAGCAGCCGCCACTAAACCCTCTG CTCTGTGTCAGGGGATTGTGGTGACTCAGGAGAAGAAGCAGCTGACGGTGAATCCTGGAGACTCTGTGGCCCTTCCCTGTCACCATGACGATAAGTCTGGCACCTATGATACTATGCTCTGGTACCAGCAGAAATCAGGGGGGGCACTGATGGTCTTGGCTGTATCCATAGGAAAGAACGATTCCACCATAGAGGAACAATTCAGGGACACTTGGACTATGGAGAGACCCGATATCGAAAACTCAGTTCTGAGCAGGGGGAATGTGGCCCCCCAGGACTCAGCAATGTATTATTGTGCAGTGAGGAAACACAGACACGGAGGCTAA